From one Bacteroidota bacterium genomic stretch:
- a CDS encoding spore maturation protein, translating into MELLKILSTLAVPVVIATIVIVGAVKKVKVYEEFVEGAKDGFTTAVKIIPYLVAMLAAIGMFRASGAMDILTNAISPLTNAIGLPAEVFPLAVIRNLSGSGSLGLMTDLMKTHGTDSFIGRLSAVMMGSHETTFYVLAVYFGAVGVKKARHAPLAGIFADIVSVIVSVILVRIMFQ; encoded by the coding sequence ATCGAACTTTTGAAGATACTCTCGACGCTTGCCGTGCCGGTTGTGATCGCGACGATCGTAATCGTCGGTGCTGTCAAAAAAGTAAAGGTCTACGAAGAATTTGTAGAGGGTGCGAAGGACGGGTTCACGACGGCAGTGAAGATCATTCCGTATCTCGTCGCAATGCTTGCGGCGATCGGCATGTTCCGCGCAAGCGGCGCGATGGATATTCTCACGAATGCGATCTCGCCGCTGACAAATGCGATCGGCCTTCCGGCGGAAGTATTTCCACTTGCCGTTATTCGTAATCTTTCCGGCAGCGGCTCGCTCGGGCTGATGACGGATCTCATGAAAACCCACGGCACCGACTCGTTCATCGGCCGTCTTTCTGCCGTCATGATGGGATCGCATGAGACGACATTTTACGTGCTGGCCGTGTATTTCGGTGCTGTCGGCGTGAAGAAAGCCCGTCATGCACCGCTTGCGGGAATCTTTGCGGACATAGTGAGTGTCATAGTGAGCGTGATCCTTGTTCGGATCATGTTCCAGTAA
- a CDS encoding IPT/TIG domain-containing protein: protein MKIGQRILSLAILTSIAVYSCSTSSTEPEPTPSPKIETGTEVPVITQSVSSGGGRIIVTAPDSLIGGLEISVPANSYTDTRLFTVSYAPVKSHTLGEFFKPISPVITISNGGGYADSIMAVQIPATIADSVIPLAFFYNDVSGALEGIPVIAYDHNSVTIATRHFDVSGIAAGSPHSKSGTPQGTISNFSRIVLTMATPYMVSAISRLSPLIRTGYYPGADDWDFVNYGSYLLKARAGHCAGQNSSSLWYYFELRRKKGAPMLHHLYDSIDVTPNKIWEDNPQGYRWASAVQQDMDWTALTGEIYEKYVSAYDNYTWTAFVVSMYLTGEPFDVGLYGFDGTGRRGGHDVTAYSIDVPNQTIYIADPNYPGDRTRSIKFNGSTFDPYYAGLNAAEGSMKFNSIKFTSKTAFIDWTTIGIDHSLYFIQKMNPRYPDYSLWVNVVPSVKLGTAYHSSTPSVDVSVSWNEVLKSYFTVYDRNGDRLLPAPTVPASLTDRGIIALKPGENIIGFAIFGDIGGTPKQYRWVDFRWIHFFYDTILARIEPATTSGVKNQQYTWSGIVMNRPSDARFEWDFGDGSSKFIRNNDTVAYHSYTNDGDYTITLDVFNRSTNIKVASATATASIHSGIEVTSVWPSEQSFAMPVHITGKNFGTSQGSSTVLMGPYPAYSIVSWSPTEIVATVPEMFSGGNVTVTVGGVTTAGVHLGFKGPAITSVKPDSAYPGDMITIKGEGFGALQAQRSTVEFNSNEGTIVSWSDTTLLVIVPEVSSYGSVLLDVTVSNGYLDRWNTFRVRENFLNTLHGMNCLSLAWFNAKIKKYYSTPSPHESFTTGGVSISSPLCSLSYMKWSGTSFSQQVTDNTVPGTTEITTVAGTVSSDGSMISTITVKYQWTRAEYSRTEELTFTDIPVSTSSPHSSMFYSMTGLAIQNHVSKVVDETTKSGVSYEKYLLTDWTDTPANYGIYVNFEND from the coding sequence ATGAAGATCGGTCAACGCATCCTCTCACTTGCCATATTGACGAGCATCGCTGTGTATTCCTGTTCTACAAGCAGTACCGAACCGGAGCCAACACCATCGCCGAAGATCGAGACCGGAACGGAAGTACCGGTCATCACACAATCGGTCTCGAGCGGCGGCGGGCGCATCATTGTTACGGCTCCTGACTCGCTCATTGGCGGGCTCGAAATCTCCGTGCCGGCGAACTCCTATACGGATACGCGACTATTCACGGTATCGTATGCGCCGGTGAAGTCGCACACGCTCGGCGAGTTCTTTAAGCCGATCTCACCGGTGATCACCATTTCGAACGGCGGTGGGTACGCCGATTCGATCATGGCGGTGCAGATCCCGGCAACGATCGCCGACTCGGTAATACCGCTTGCGTTCTTCTATAACGACGTCAGTGGTGCACTCGAAGGAATTCCGGTTATTGCATACGATCACAATAGTGTAACGATTGCGACAAGACACTTCGATGTAAGCGGCATCGCTGCAGGCAGCCCTCACTCGAAGAGCGGCACGCCGCAAGGTACGATCTCCAATTTCTCACGCATCGTGCTGACAATGGCTACCCCGTACATGGTCTCTGCGATCTCCCGACTGAGCCCGCTAATTCGCACGGGCTATTATCCGGGTGCGGACGATTGGGATTTTGTCAACTACGGCTCGTATCTCCTGAAGGCGCGCGCCGGACATTGTGCCGGACAGAACTCATCCTCGCTCTGGTACTACTTTGAACTACGACGCAAAAAGGGTGCACCGATGCTGCATCATCTCTATGATTCCATCGATGTGACACCGAACAAAATCTGGGAAGATAATCCGCAAGGATACCGCTGGGCGTCGGCTGTACAACAAGACATGGACTGGACTGCACTCACGGGTGAGATATATGAAAAGTATGTCTCAGCATACGATAATTATACATGGACGGCATTCGTGGTTTCGATGTATCTTACCGGCGAGCCCTTCGACGTAGGACTCTACGGCTTCGACGGCACCGGACGCAGAGGCGGACACGACGTGACGGCATACAGCATCGACGTTCCGAACCAAACCATCTACATTGCCGACCCCAACTACCCCGGCGACCGAACCCGCTCGATCAAGTTCAACGGCTCTACCTTCGACCCTTACTACGCAGGTCTCAATGCTGCCGAAGGCTCCATGAAATTCAATTCCATCAAGTTCACATCGAAGACCGCCTTCATCGATTGGACGACGATCGGGATCGATCACTCGCTCTATTTCATACAAAAGATGAATCCGAGGTACCCCGACTATTCGCTATGGGTCAATGTCGTACCAAGCGTGAAACTGGGTACGGCATACCATTCGTCGACCCCGTCGGTGGACGTCTCGGTGTCATGGAATGAAGTACTGAAATCATATTTCACAGTGTACGACCGAAACGGGGACCGACTGCTTCCCGCTCCGACCGTCCCGGCGTCACTGACCGATCGAGGCATCATCGCCCTCAAACCCGGCGAAAACATCATCGGCTTTGCCATCTTTGGCGACATCGGCGGCACACCGAAACAGTATCGATGGGTCGATTTTCGATGGATTCATTTCTTCTACGATACGATCCTTGCTCGTATCGAGCCGGCTACAACATCCGGCGTGAAGAACCAACAGTATACGTGGAGTGGAATTGTGATGAACCGACCATCGGACGCAAGATTCGAATGGGATTTCGGCGACGGTAGTTCGAAGTTTATCCGCAACAACGATACCGTTGCATACCACTCATACACGAACGACGGTGACTACACCATCACGCTCGACGTATTTAATCGAAGCACGAACATAAAAGTCGCCTCGGCGACGGCAACAGCGTCGATCCATAGTGGCATCGAAGTCACATCCGTTTGGCCGAGCGAGCAATCGTTCGCAATGCCGGTGCATATCACCGGCAAGAACTTTGGGACCTCTCAAGGCTCAAGCACGGTATTGATGGGGCCGTATCCCGCGTACTCCATCGTGTCGTGGTCACCGACAGAAATTGTTGCGACCGTCCCGGAAATGTTCTCCGGCGGGAATGTGACGGTCACAGTCGGCGGAGTCACAACTGCCGGGGTACATCTCGGATTCAAAGGGCCAGCGATTACTTCCGTCAAGCCCGATTCGGCGTATCCCGGTGATATGATCACCATCAAAGGCGAGGGATTCGGAGCACTGCAGGCGCAGCGGTCGACTGTCGAGTTCAACTCCAACGAAGGTACCATCGTCTCGTGGTCCGATACCACACTTCTGGTGATCGTGCCCGAGGTCAGTTCCTACGGGTCGGTACTGCTCGACGTCACCGTGTCGAACGGATATCTCGACCGATGGAACACCTTCCGCGTGCGCGAGAACTTCCTCAATACGCTGCACGGAATGAACTGCCTGTCATTGGCATGGTTCAATGCGAAGATCAAGAAGTATTACAGCACACCGTCGCCGCACGAATCATTCACGACAGGCGGCGTGTCGATTTCCTCGCCGTTATGTTCGCTCTCGTATATGAAATGGAGCGGGACGAGTTTCTCGCAGCAGGTGACGGATAATACCGTACCAGGTACCACGGAGATCACGACGGTCGCCGGGACGGTATCGAGCGATGGATCGATGATCTCTACGATCACCGTGAAATATCAATGGACTCGAGCCGAGTACTCGCGTACCGAAGAGCTAACATTTACTGACATCCCGGTCTCAACCAGCTCGCCGCATAGTTCGATGTTTTACTCGATGACCGGACTGGCGATTCAGAATCACGTTTCAAAGGTGGTTGATGAAACGACAAAAAGTGGGGTCAGCTACGAAAAATACTTACTAACCGACTGGACCGATACACCCGCGAATTACGGGATCTACGTGAACTTTGAAAATGATTGA
- a CDS encoding replication-associated recombination protein A: MLGGELDPPADRFAPLAERMRPRTIDDIVGQTHLLGPGKPLRLMSESGAIHSMILWGPPGTGKTTIARSLASRTGAAFFALSAVASGVKELRETIDEARRANARNKKRSILFIDEIHRFSKSQQDALLGAVEDGTVTLIGATTENPSFEVISPLLSRARVYVLEPLGADALREVISHALKNDTELNRLSISFADAAMSSLLALSGGDARKLLSALELSVSLAPRTEDGGAVLTQEIVENAFGRKASRYDKGGEMHYDIISAFIKSMRGSDPNASLYWLARMIEAGEDPEFIARRMIILASEDIGNADPFALSLATSCWQATHAVGWPESRIIFAQCVVYLAMAPKSNASYMAIDAAMADAAADPNLPVPMHLRNAPTKLMKELGYHEGYKYAHSYEGGFTDEIAYLPESYEDKVYYDPKGYGREKQIRERLETLMPKKYKK; encoded by the coding sequence ATGCTTGGCGGCGAACTCGACCCGCCGGCCGACCGCTTCGCGCCGCTTGCCGAGCGAATGCGGCCTCGGACGATCGACGATATCGTCGGGCAAACCCATTTGCTCGGTCCGGGGAAGCCGCTGCGACTGATGTCGGAATCGGGTGCGATCCACTCGATGATTCTCTGGGGCCCGCCGGGTACAGGCAAAACGACGATCGCGCGTTCGCTGGCGTCACGGACCGGTGCGGCCTTCTTCGCGCTCTCTGCGGTGGCTTCCGGCGTCAAGGAATTGCGCGAGACGATTGACGAAGCTCGTCGGGCAAATGCTCGCAACAAGAAACGCTCGATTCTCTTCATCGACGAAATTCACCGGTTCTCAAAATCGCAGCAGGATGCATTGCTCGGAGCCGTCGAAGACGGAACTGTGACCCTCATCGGCGCAACCACGGAGAACCCATCGTTCGAGGTAATTTCGCCTCTGCTCTCGAGAGCACGGGTGTACGTGCTTGAACCACTCGGGGCGGACGCGCTCCGTGAGGTTATTTCCCATGCGTTGAAGAACGACACCGAGCTGAACCGACTGTCGATCTCGTTCGCAGACGCGGCAATGAGTTCGTTGCTTGCACTTAGTGGCGGCGACGCACGAAAGCTGCTCTCTGCACTGGAGCTTTCGGTCTCGCTTGCACCTCGAACGGAGGATGGTGGTGCCGTTCTGACTCAAGAGATCGTCGAGAATGCATTCGGGCGCAAGGCATCGCGCTATGACAAAGGCGGGGAGATGCACTACGATATCATCAGCGCCTTTATCAAATCAATGCGGGGTTCGGACCCGAACGCATCGCTCTACTGGCTTGCCCGCATGATCGAAGCAGGCGAAGACCCGGAGTTCATCGCGCGACGCATGATTATTCTAGCCTCGGAAGACATCGGCAATGCCGATCCGTTTGCACTTTCGCTAGCGACTAGCTGCTGGCAGGCGACGCATGCCGTCGGCTGGCCGGAGTCACGCATTATCTTCGCACAATGCGTTGTGTACCTGGCGATGGCTCCGAAGTCGAATGCATCGTACATGGCGATTGACGCTGCGATGGCCGACGCCGCGGCCGACCCGAATCTGCCCGTTCCGATGCATCTGCGAAACGCGCCGACCAAGCTCATGAAAGAACTCGGGTATCACGAAGGATACAAATATGCTCATAGCTACGAAGGCGGCTTCACCGATGAGATTGCCTACCTACCCGAAAGCTACGAGGATAAGGTCTATTACGATCCGAAAGGCTATGGCCGCGAAAAGCAGATTCGAGAGCGGTTGGAGACATTGATGCCGAAGAAATACAAGAAGTAG
- a CDS encoding T9SS type A sorting domain-containing protein, which yields MARISLSLVIISILATTLRAQTITSKSTGGNWEDASTWVGNTVPTATNDVVIAGTVSVTSSASTCRNLTVNSGSFLQNGGGLGWVTFVVRGNIVNNGTIRNNPVNYVLVLDLRGDVTNNGVWQPSNTYFATKQDQHISQSAGKRFEGNFGLRDGNGYTDTNGHAIAASDLTFTGEFDLKWLIFDFASHALTMEKEGHLSWGTIANASDIYFRDSAFFYNTIVTGNTAQLHGVVRIDGAVSFYANIVNSDTMQHRGGLGWVTPVFYGDFTNNGLIRNNPVTGYAIALDLRGDVHNNGIWRAGSTYFAAKKLQHVSQTQGKVFENAIAIRDGSGYVDTNGSLIATSDLTFSGEFDMHWSWLDMDSNTLTLINHGHLGWGTIKHVPHIYCHDSSYFYNTIVGSDVVLHGSANIDGAVTFLGDVTVADTMRHWGGLGWVTPEIHGNFINNGLVTNNPFNNWGIVIRGFKDIINNGTWKAGQATLDGEGRRTVSLHGATGTAISVQGKKVILVGDNYLPTLAMSSGAICYVASEATLVVEDGTTNYGWNGVGNLGRITIPHKTVANTTRYDFYSGITHFNNGTQPDSVIVESYGRQTPKTFGNAVESWFRLRTVPATAVQLQYLDIYYGQADLNGTAEKDLSLYRSTDNGATWTMIDRANLLYHDSSGNYMRWKDMVCSGDYVLASAGMTPIPARSNVRVSIVGSSDLRVGAPNRMVVNLYNNSDAISGDIFLTLEANQKTRFLKTEDQMDNTLRTYALDDFATDSTDQQITFLVSSMGPREERDFTLYLTTPTASSIKGGAKPQVFWFIAAAAVYVAGAYISDYLTDKAVEGCFDLWMPPGSNANDKTLAANDVKAAIKEQAKRAALSTGKQLAEDGAKKILANKGLEHLVWPAKLSVNLLSCLENTIKGMQCYLGQKPIKDVFTHVDCNGSQKEVRPVVSKDPNHKSGPAGFGTEGFISSTGRMEYMIEFENAPDAQAAAYKIVVVDTLADVFDPATVVFGRMSHAFTATQSGNILRWEITGIDLPANKVPPEGEGWLTYSVLPKAGLTTGTTLGNRANIYFDANAPIMTNSYINTLDFAAPSTMMSALPSKTSDTIVTVRWNSIDPVGGSGYESAMLYMAKDDGAYVAVGNQDADSAQIIVSLDHTYSFFALAKDHVGNLEMTQPTPVSIRVTSGVLPSNLEADFWIREPYPNPTATYINLDYSLSLTGHTSVVVFDALGREVASEPSAFRSEGVYHTQIDCSGFTAGTYYVRLEQGGHIRTKKFVVH from the coding sequence ATGGCAAGGATATCCCTTTCCCTCGTCATTATCAGCATACTCGCTACGACACTCCGTGCGCAGACGATCACCTCGAAATCGACAGGCGGAAATTGGGAAGATGCATCCACGTGGGTTGGAAATACCGTTCCGACAGCGACAAACGATGTCGTCATCGCCGGGACGGTATCGGTTACGAGTTCTGCATCGACATGTCGCAATCTCACCGTCAATTCCGGAAGCTTCTTACAGAACGGAGGCGGGCTCGGGTGGGTAACATTCGTCGTACGCGGCAATATTGTCAATAACGGCACCATCCGCAATAACCCAGTCAACTATGTCCTTGTGCTTGACCTCCGTGGCGACGTTACGAACAACGGTGTGTGGCAACCGTCCAATACGTATTTCGCTACAAAACAGGATCAGCATATTTCGCAATCGGCCGGCAAACGTTTTGAGGGCAATTTCGGACTCCGCGACGGGAACGGTTATACCGATACAAACGGACATGCTATCGCTGCAAGTGACCTTACGTTCACCGGGGAGTTCGACCTGAAATGGCTGATCTTCGACTTCGCATCACATGCGTTGACGATGGAGAAAGAAGGACATCTTTCGTGGGGCACGATCGCAAATGCGTCCGACATCTACTTCCGTGACAGCGCATTTTTCTATAACACGATCGTTACAGGGAACACGGCTCAGTTGCACGGCGTGGTTCGCATTGACGGAGCGGTCTCGTTCTATGCGAATATCGTTAATAGCGATACGATGCAACACCGTGGCGGTCTTGGCTGGGTGACGCCCGTCTTTTACGGCGACTTCACGAATAACGGTCTCATCCGTAATAATCCGGTCACAGGGTACGCAATCGCGTTGGATCTGCGCGGCGATGTACACAATAATGGTATCTGGAGAGCAGGCTCGACATACTTCGCGGCGAAGAAGCTTCAACACGTCTCGCAAACACAGGGGAAAGTGTTCGAGAACGCCATCGCGATCCGCGATGGCAGCGGCTATGTAGATACCAACGGCTCACTCATCGCAACGTCGGACCTAACCTTCAGCGGCGAGTTCGATATGCACTGGAGTTGGCTCGACATGGACAGCAACACGCTGACGCTCATTAATCATGGGCATCTGGGTTGGGGGACGATTAAACATGTCCCGCACATCTATTGCCACGATAGCAGCTACTTCTACAACACAATTGTAGGCAGCGACGTGGTCCTCCACGGCTCGGCAAACATCGATGGTGCTGTTACTTTCCTCGGCGATGTCACGGTTGCAGACACAATGCGTCACTGGGGCGGGCTCGGATGGGTCACGCCCGAGATTCACGGTAATTTCATCAACAACGGGCTTGTGACGAATAACCCGTTTAACAATTGGGGCATTGTCATCCGCGGCTTCAAGGATATTATCAACAACGGCACGTGGAAAGCAGGACAAGCAACCCTTGACGGCGAAGGCCGACGGACAGTGAGTCTGCATGGTGCAACCGGAACGGCGATCAGCGTGCAAGGCAAAAAAGTCATCCTCGTCGGTGATAACTACCTACCGACACTTGCCATGAGTTCGGGTGCAATCTGTTATGTCGCCTCCGAAGCGACACTTGTCGTGGAAGACGGCACAACGAACTACGGTTGGAACGGTGTCGGTAATCTTGGTCGAATCACGATTCCGCACAAAACCGTGGCGAATACGACACGCTACGACTTCTATAGCGGGATCACGCACTTTAATAACGGCACACAACCCGATTCCGTCATTGTCGAGTCGTATGGCCGACAGACGCCGAAAACATTCGGGAATGCCGTCGAGAGTTGGTTCAGGCTCCGGACCGTGCCGGCGACTGCGGTACAATTACAATATCTCGATATCTATTATGGGCAAGCCGATCTCAATGGGACCGCCGAAAAAGATCTCAGCCTGTATCGCAGCACCGACAACGGCGCGACATGGACGATGATCGACCGCGCAAACTTGCTGTATCACGATTCAAGCGGCAATTACATGCGCTGGAAAGATATGGTGTGCTCGGGCGATTATGTGCTTGCGTCAGCAGGCATGACTCCTATTCCTGCGAGATCGAACGTTCGCGTTTCCATTGTCGGCAGCAGCGATCTGCGTGTCGGCGCACCAAACCGCATGGTCGTCAACCTTTACAATAATAGCGATGCGATCAGCGGCGACATCTTCCTTACGCTCGAAGCAAATCAGAAGACACGCTTCTTGAAGACGGAAGATCAAATGGACAATACGCTTCGCACGTATGCACTCGATGATTTCGCAACCGATAGCACCGATCAGCAGATCACCTTCCTCGTCAGCAGTATGGGGCCGCGCGAGGAGCGCGACTTCACACTCTATCTGACGACGCCGACTGCCAGCAGCATCAAAGGCGGGGCAAAGCCACAGGTGTTCTGGTTCATCGCGGCAGCGGCCGTCTATGTAGCCGGCGCATATATCAGCGACTATCTGACAGATAAGGCCGTCGAAGGCTGCTTTGATCTGTGGATGCCACCGGGCTCGAATGCGAATGACAAGACACTTGCCGCGAACGATGTGAAGGCTGCGATCAAAGAACAGGCAAAGCGGGCCGCACTCTCGACCGGGAAACAACTTGCAGAAGACGGCGCGAAGAAGATTCTCGCCAACAAAGGTCTCGAACATCTCGTCTGGCCCGCGAAACTATCGGTGAATCTATTGTCATGTCTGGAGAATACGATCAAAGGCATGCAATGCTATCTCGGCCAGAAGCCGATCAAAGATGTGTTCACACATGTCGATTGTAATGGCTCGCAAAAGGAAGTGCGTCCGGTCGTCTCGAAGGACCCGAACCACAAATCCGGTCCGGCAGGATTCGGGACGGAGGGCTTCATCTCGAGTACCGGCCGCATGGAATACATGATCGAATTCGAAAACGCGCCGGACGCACAGGCGGCAGCATATAAGATCGTCGTCGTCGATACTCTGGCCGACGTGTTCGATCCAGCCACGGTCGTCTTCGGTCGCATGAGTCACGCATTCACCGCAACTCAAAGCGGGAACATCCTTCGTTGGGAAATTACCGGTATCGACTTGCCGGCAAACAAAGTACCGCCGGAGGGTGAAGGGTGGCTGACCTATAGTGTACTTCCGAAAGCCGGATTGACGACTGGTACCACCCTTGGCAACCGGGCGAACATTTACTTCGATGCAAACGCGCCGATCATGACGAATTCGTACATCAATACACTCGACTTCGCAGCGCCGAGTACCATGATGAGTGCTCTGCCGTCGAAGACGAGCGATACGATCGTCACCGTTCGGTGGAACAGTATCGATCCGGTCGGCGGCTCAGGGTATGAAAGTGCGATGCTGTATATGGCGAAGGATGACGGTGCGTACGTCGCTGTCGGAAATCAGGATGCAGATTCAGCGCAGATAATCGTCTCACTGGACCATACCTATAGCTTCTTCGCGCTCGCAAAAGATCATGTTGGCAATCTTGAAATGACCCAACCGACCCCTGTGAGTATCCGAGTCACCTCCGGTGTACTTCCCTCGAATCTCGAAGCTGATTTCTGGATTCGTGAGCCGTACCCGAACCCTACGGCAACGTACATCAATCTCGACTATTCACTTTCCCTTACCGGTCATACCTCGGTCGTGGTATTCGATGCTCTTGGCCGTGAGGTCGCATCCGAACCATCGGCGTTCCGAAGCGAGGGTGTGTACCACACCCAAATCGATTGCTCCGGCTTCACCGCGGGCACATACTATGTTCGCCTCGAACAAGGCGGACACATTCGCACGAAGAAATTCGTCGTCCACTAA
- a CDS encoding tetratricopeptide repeat protein translates to MIRSICIALLIAALPLAAVAQEPGSQEFLQKLQLASIFDARGDYQNSSRLYEELYHLQPDNPDILFGYVRVLTALKRFTTADSVLTDALSHPTNQAYDLYLLLGKTRSMLGRKADALDAFHKAIDAGSGQNPYSLTYAVSQAMSDVGYTDEALKLLQDHRKNEQDGQFYTPLIGDLLFRMGKYDLGTREFLSLLRSNDKSASIGNILASIEGRISRFTADTASNRTIIRTVIAQINTETDNIAELELLEWCYGELRNYDGGLDVALRIDGLRDQKDNGFALMQFADKAISEGAFDAASRAYAAAAQRAEEHTTPDTRTELYYDAKLGVLRAKLAALERRVPRDDNAIRAVVTEYASLGTSPVTPTEIALEALDLAGDAALNTLHDPALAKPYYEAIVKRSTSMPSVTRDAYFALESIALAQNQIDVARNELEALSTLLDRRRRSEDIEIRRHIQFEKARIFYFEGRFDTALATLTPIVAASSSEFANDAIAMQSLISENREGPRDAALTVFSKAELLSLGADLPTALAGYQSIAQTNPKPAIADEAILRAADLLVRLGKPSDAVLLLENMQDTMTDSPLLDRAAMRQAEITEHELHSKDKALTLYQDFLARYPKSPLCTEVRQRARRLRGDIF, encoded by the coding sequence ATGATTCGCTCGATCTGCATCGCACTACTCATTGCGGCATTACCGCTCGCTGCCGTTGCGCAAGAGCCGGGATCGCAGGAGTTTCTCCAGAAGCTGCAGCTTGCATCTATTTTCGATGCACGCGGCGACTATCAGAATTCGTCGAGACTCTACGAAGAACTGTACCACCTTCAGCCGGATAATCCCGATATTCTCTTCGGCTATGTGCGCGTGCTCACAGCACTCAAGCGATTTACAACTGCTGATTCGGTACTAACCGATGCGCTTTCACATCCGACGAATCAGGCATACGACCTCTACCTCCTTCTCGGTAAAACACGTTCGATGCTCGGCCGAAAGGCCGACGCACTCGATGCATTTCACAAGGCGATCGATGCGGGCTCGGGGCAAAATCCATATAGCCTTACGTATGCAGTTTCACAAGCCATGTCGGATGTCGGATATACCGACGAGGCGCTCAAGCTATTGCAGGATCATCGCAAGAACGAACAAGATGGACAATTCTATACGCCGCTGATCGGCGATCTGCTCTTTCGCATGGGCAAGTACGATCTCGGGACGCGCGAGTTCTTATCCCTGCTGCGCTCGAACGATAAAAGTGCATCGATCGGTAATATTCTTGCAAGCATCGAAGGGCGCATCTCGCGCTTCACGGCCGACACCGCAAGCAACCGGACGATTATACGTACTGTCATCGCACAAATTAATACCGAGACCGATAACATCGCAGAGCTGGAGTTGCTGGAGTGGTGCTACGGCGAACTTCGCAATTACGACGGAGGACTCGACGTCGCCTTGCGCATCGACGGACTTCGCGATCAAAAAGACAATGGGTTCGCGCTGATGCAATTTGCCGATAAAGCAATCTCCGAAGGCGCATTCGATGCTGCATCACGGGCATACGCTGCAGCCGCACAACGCGCCGAAGAGCATACCACGCCCGACACTCGTACCGAGCTATATTACGATGCAAAGCTCGGTGTTCTGCGCGCAAAACTGGCCGCGCTCGAACGCCGCGTTCCTCGTGACGACAATGCGATCCGCGCCGTTGTAACTGAATATGCATCGCTCGGTACGTCACCTGTCACCCCCACAGAGATTGCACTCGAAGCGCTCGATCTCGCTGGAGACGCCGCACTCAATACGCTGCATGACCCTGCACTTGCAAAGCCATACTATGAAGCAATTGTCAAACGTTCGACATCGATGCCGAGCGTGACACGCGATGCATACTTCGCACTCGAATCGATCGCTCTCGCACAAAACCAAATCGACGTCGCACGCAACGAACTTGAAGCACTTAGCACGTTGCTCGATCGACGTCGACGTTCGGAGGACATCGAGATCCGGCGACACATCCAGTTTGAAAAGGCTCGCATCTTCTACTTCGAAGGCCGCTTCGACACGGCCCTCGCAACACTCACCCCTATTGTTGCTGCATCGTCGAGCGAATTTGCGAACGATGCGATCGCGATGCAATCGCTCATCAGCGAGAACCGAGAAGGTCCGAGAGACGCGGCATTAACGGTATTTTCAAAAGCCGAGCTTCTTTCGCTCGGTGCCGATCTGCCGACCGCACTTGCGGGGTACCAGTCGATTGCCCAAACCAATCCGAAGCCTGCAATCGCGGACGAAGCGATACTGCGCGCTGCAGACCTTCTCGTGCGCCTCGGCAAACCAAGCGATGCCGTTTTGTTACTCGAGAACATGCAAGACACGATGACGGATAGCCCCCTTCTCGATCGCGCTGCCATGCGTCAAGCCGAAATTACCGAACACGAACTGCATTCAAAAGACAAGGCCCTCACACTCTATCAGGATTTTCTCGCGCGATATCCGAAATCGCCACTCTGTACCGAAGTCCGTCAGCGAGCTCGGCGGCTACGAGGTGATATATTTTGA